AATCAAAATGGTCTATATAGAACAGCCAACCGCAATGGAAATGTTTGTTGTCAACGAAGTGATCCCAATGCCTGCAGTTTCAACATCGAGAAGAGCAGAACTGGCCAAAAAAGAAGAGATCAAATAGCAAGCACTAATACCGGCCTCAGCCAAACCGGAGAAATAGGAAGAACAAGGAGCGGACGATGAGGATGACTGCAGCATCCCGAGATTATTCATAACTCCCGATGACACTGACGCCACCAAATCAATGGTTGAAGAGTTGGAGAAAGTTATATTAATCGAGCATCTACCGGATCGAAAGATATACCTGGGCACGAGGTTAGCCCccaagctcaggaaaaaacttattgattttcttaaagctaaTGCCTATTGTTTCActtggtcccatcttgacatgacagggatTCCACCAGAGGTAACCACTCACAAGCTGAGTTTGGACCCAAAGATCCATCCTGTTAAGCAGAAGAGACGACCACAGTCCGAGAtcaaacatgcattcatcaaggatgaggtatccAAACTTCTAAAAATAGGATCCATCCGAGAAGTTAAATACCTGTATTGGTTACCTAACGTAGTGGTAGTacctaaaaaaggaaataaaataagGATGTATGTGGATTATAAAGatctaaacaaggcatgcccaaagaattctttccctttgcctaacatcgatcgaatGATCGACGCAACAATCGGGCACGAaatagttttctcgatgcctactccggtaCAACCAAATTCGAATGGATATATACAATCAAGAAAAGACTTCTTTCAAAACAAAATCCGGCACCTactgctataacgtaatgccGTTCGAATTAAAGAACGCAGGTGCCACCTACCAATGCCTAGTAAaccggatgttcgaagaacaaatatgaaaatcaatggaagtttatattgacgatatgttggtcaagtctaatagaggaccatttgaaacatttgcaggatACCTTCGACATACtaaggaaatacaacatgaagctaaaACTGGAAAAATGCGCATTTGGGGTCAGTTCGGGAAAATTCTTCGGGTTCATGATATCTAATCAGGTGATAGATATCAACACCGACAAAATAAAGGACATCATCATGGTGGAAAACATCAAGGCAATTCAAAGACTGATCGAGCGTATAGCCGCACTGGTCCAGTTCATCTCGAGGTCATCGGACAAGAGCTATCGGTTCTTCTCACtattgaaaaagaagaataatTTTTCCTGGACTCCGGAATGCTAGTAAGGTTTGTATGAACTCAAACGATACCTATCGAGCTCTCCTTTATTGCACATTCTAAAGGAAGACGAACAGTTGTACCTCTACTTGGCAGTTTCTgaggtagcggtaagtggtgtcTAATCCGGCAGGAAAAAAGTAcacaatttcctatttactatgttAGTAGAACCCTAGGCGATGCCGAAACAAggtatcctcacctagaaaaGTTAGCGCTCACCTTACTTAGAGCTTCCAAAAAGCTAAAACCGTACTTTCAATGTGACCCATATGTGTTGTAACCTCTTACCCACAGAGAAATATCATGCATAAGCCCGAGCtctctgtattggaaaaaaatgagtttacatattaaagtgaaaTAAAGATGACGTGTCAAGACACATAGACTAGTCAAAGAGTTATAGCTAGCAAAGAGACACAAGTTGCAATAGgtacgagcaaaggcaaaggaagaggcatggGCAGATATTCAAAGGACTCGGcacccgtacctatttaagtcatttaggtCCAGGAATCAAgtggaatgaatctgacaatatatgagagtacagatacagtatttaatgagcaTTAAAATATTGcatacgttagagaatctgtattaaatacaatgattGTGTAATGTAGCATTCAacgtctttaattactcataatagccttatTATGATAAGGGCAAAACGCATATCTCtcaaatagctataaaagggagataactgatcaattgtagggacacaaaatactatctgaatatattgatttacttgtttttcttctaattattattgctagccaaattactttctttcatatattcttttgattatcagtaacccgagttcttctaagttgaagctttgaccgaaatcccattttttggttaaacaaatggttccgttaccgggaatctaaTAATCTATTCTCTTTtagcttaactttccttgttgcatcaatcaTGTTGAACAATAATGACAACATCCAAGGAAATCAaggaaaccaacaacttcagGGAGATCCACAGGGTACTCACACCCCGGTCCCTTCTCCACGAAGCTCTCCTCGGCggtctcgtgaaggcactcctaacggatctcatacaaatggaaacgctcaatttgaaaatgttgaagctatcgatgaagctttgcaaaaactaattgctgctcaggttaataaagctcttgaggcttttgctagccagttacctgctgcaccaaccacacccactccaaataaTAATACTTTGGAGAACCCTCGGTCCGGGCTTGTTAATTCAGGTAGTGGTGGAACCCCCAGCGAATCACACGAGAGAGAaccaggtaacttagtcaattctatttacaaaatttagtactaacattgcagaaacagctcaatgagcaaagtgaccgcatagagcaaatacctggggtgccgcccataatcaaaggggtagatatggataaatattcacagcaaccctggaagccaagtgctgctcccctcccaattccaaagaaattcaaaatgcccgatattccaaaatatgatggaacaacagacctaCGAGACcgcgtgactgcattcacaacaggcttaaaaggcaacgatttgactaagcaagagattgaatcagtattagtcaaaaaattcgttgaaacactcaccaaggaaGCATTAaaatggtattctcttttacccaaaaattctataaattcttttgctgagcttgcagattctttcatcaaagcacactcgggagctcaaaaagtcgaaaaaagaatggaacATATTTTTaagatcaagcaaggggactcagaattgcttagGGAGTTTGTGgatagattccaacgtgaaagaatgacattaccaTGTGTACCAGATAACTGagcagctatagctttcacaagcaatttgaatgaaaaaagcttagaagctacgaggcgactcaaagaaagccttcgcaaattcccagctacaacgtggaataacgtttacaacaggtatatcACGAagttgaggatagaagaagatactatTCCACGACTTTAAaaagaaaaggtaagttcgagacgtGCGGAGACGgaaaaaagatccggtaaaaataggtacaaGCCATACATGAGACCTGCGGGAAAAGACTCACAATCAAAGCAGGATAATCAAAGGTATGATCACAGATCAAGGAATAGAGAgtcaggttcttcatcaagatttagaAACGATCGAAATACctatgagtcacgagatgatgatagaaatttgaaggcgaGATTTGGCGGTTATAGTTTCAACGTGAGCACTTCCGAGCTCGTaactgttttgagaagcatgtgAGATAAGGTACGAAGGACAAAagagatgagatcgaatccaaacaggcgcaaccctgatcattggtgcgagtttcataatgaccatGGGCATAAAACGACAGATTGTaggtttttacaaagtgaagttgatcatttattaaaacaaggatatctcactgagttgttcagtgagaaaggtaagcaagcttacatgaagaacatgCAGGATCCCCTGaagccaccttctcccaaaagaaccgTCAATGTTATAAGCggaggtgaagacatcaatggcatatcatacactgcagctaacaaaatttccaaagttACAATTACCCAGGGGAAACGGGTGCGACATGTCATAGAGGAAGAAAGCATTACATTTaatgatgcagatgcagatggtgtattaacccctcataatgatacactggtaatatctctaattgtacatgatactaatgtaaaatgagttttgattgatccaggtagttccatgaacattattttgctaagagtactaCGTGATATGCAAGCAGAAGATAGAATAATACCAAAGGCgtatactctatctggatttgacaattctagtgttgtgacgaaaggagaggtaacactcaccgcATTCGCAGAAGGAGTCATTAAAGCTACAATGTTTCAAGTAGTAGATATGgatatggcttacaatatgatccatggatccatgaaatggatgctgttccttcaaccttgcatcaagtcaTTAAATTTTTGTCGCCTTGGGGAGTAtgtcaaattcgtggagatcaacatacatccaggaGCATCAATTCTGTAGCAGATTCAAGTATAGAAAATGAAGGAAAATAGTAATCATAGAAGACAGTTGAGggcaccacaacacaaacctcaactgaataGGGACGAATATATATGGATTCAAGGCCTGACactattcaagaaccagaagaaaacgaaaatatcaaaacaacaattgagttGAAGCCTGTTGTGTTATTCGCTCAATGGCCTGATAAGAAAGTCTACGTAGGGGCCAATCTTAGCTAAGGCAtaagaggtaagttaattgaattcttAAAAACTAATATAGACTGTTTTGCTTAgtcccactctgacatgacagggataccaccggaggtaatgactcacaaattaaatgaagacccatcataccctcctgtcaagcaaaagaaaagaaagcaaggaactttcaagaatcaggtaaTTCAAGAAGAGGTTCAAAAATTGCTAAAGATTGGATCCATCCGCGAgttaaagtatcctaattggttagccaatactgtcgtagttccaaagaagaatggtaagtggcgagtttgtgtagattacacagaccttaataAAGCTTGCCCTAAAGATTTATTTCCCataccacatatagatcagctaattgatgcaactgcaagGCATGAACtattaagctttttagatgcatattcaggttataatcagataaaaatggatccgggagatgaagaaaaaacatcatttataacagacagagggacttattgttataaagtaatgccttttggtctcaaaaacGCTGGTGCAACATATCAGAGGCTGGTTACTataatgtttcaagaacatttgggAAAAACCATGgatgtttatattgatgatatgctcattaaaactcagcattcgaTAAATCACATATCACACCTGTCTGATACTTTTCAAATTCTGCGCAAAttcaatatgaagttaaatcctgagaaatgtgcatttggtgttgcatcaggtaagcTTTTAGggtttcttgtttctaaccgtggtattgaagtaaatctcgcacagattaaggccattgaagaaatccctgatatgcttcaagtaaaaaagaagttcaaagattaacaggaagaattgcagccttggaaagattcatttccaaatcattagaaaaatgctttaaattcttttcagctcttaaaaagcaagatcatttagAATGGACTGAGGAATGTCAGCAGGCGctcaaaaatttgaaaatgtacttatcaaatccactaatgctggcaaaaccaaaggctaaGGAAAGACTTATCATTTACGTTGCTGTTTCTGAAGCatcggtaagtgctgttttagtccgtgaggaccaaagtaaacaatctccgatctattatgttagtaaatctttgttagatgcggagACACGATATCCTCAATTggaaaagcttgcacttgcattaatcatgtcatctaggaaattaagacattactttcaatgtcaccctattgctgtagtaactgcttatcccttgcgtaatatattgcataagcatgagttatcaggtagattggctaagtgggctatagaatcaagtgaatacgaaatcacataccaacctagaactgctataaaatctcaagtgttagaTGATTTTGTGactgattttagccaagggatgaAACTAGAAGtcgaaaaagaattacaggtgtttaatggagctaacccaggaacttggactttattcactgatggttcatctaacgtaaaaggtgcaggtttagggatcgtattggtaccacctacaggtgaaaccattcgacaagctatcaaatgtcattctataattaataatgaggcagaatatgaggctatgattgcaagtTTAGAACTTGGtacgagaacttggcataaatcagattataataaagagtgattcacaactcgcagttaatcaaatgctggggacttatacagccagggaagcaaggatgcaacaataATTGGAAAAGGTACGGGATTTGATAAGACAATTTCAAAATTGGAAAGTTACACACATACCAAGGGAAGAAAATGTTGAAGCAGatgccctagctaatctcgcatctgcggcgAACGTGGCAAGTGATGCAAACACTTCAgttattcatttgtttcattcagttctcgacctcgataagaatgaggtaaattttaataactaaacttgggattggaggaacgagattgttgcttttttgcagtacgGTACCGTCCCTGGtgataagaaaaaagctcatgcACTTTGAATAAAGGttgctcggtactgcttaaagcaaggaaatctttatcgaaaaatgttcggtggtcccttagcaagatgcctcagaCATTCTCAAACAGAGTACGTAATGAGggaaatacacgaggggcattgtgggaatcacgtaGGAGGAAGATCATTGGTAAAAACCCTAATTAAGGCAGGGTATTATTgtcctaaaatggaagaagaagcagagaGTTTTGTGGCTAAAtgcgataaatgtcaaaggtacggtaacaatatgcatagacctgcggagttACTACATCCGGTCATTACACCATAGCCATTTATGAAATGaggaatggatatcgtgggtccattaccacaagcaaaaggacaagTAAAATATTTGCTCGTagtcactgattattttactaaatgggtagagacAGGAGCATTCAAACTGGTGTaagaaaaggaagtgaaagatttcatttggcggaatatcatatgccaATTCGGTGTACTAAAGGAGATCGTGTGCGATAATAGCCCTCAGTTTATAGGAGCTCAAGTCAcggaattctttcaaagttggcagattaaaaggattacatctacaccttatcatccggtgggtaatgggcaagcagaatcaacaaataaagtcattatcaacaatttgaagaagCGTTTAGAGGAAttaaaaggtaattggccagaagtgTTACCTGGTATTTTATGGGCATATAGCACAACCGCAAAAACAAGCataggagaaacaccattttcgttGGTTTATGGAGCAGAAGATTTAATTCCCGTTAAGATAGGAGAGCCAAGTACGAGGTTTACGCAGGCAACATAAGAGTCTAATGACGAAGAAATGCGTGTaaatcttgatttacttgaaggaaaacGGGAAGCTGTATTAATAATAATGGCAGCACagaagcaagtcatagaacggtactacaaccgaagagcacgcctcagattcttcaaaatgggggacttcgtgctcaaaaaggttttCCAATCTATGAAGGCAGCTAATgcgggtaaattaagtccaacatgggagggaccctatagaattcatgatattgcaggtaaaggagcatatgaactggaaacaatggatggcaaaATACTAcattcacattggaatgttgttcatttgaagagatactacttctaaggaatacccacggtcaagtatctatgttttaaaattctattttcgaattgttaaaattttactaacgattttagatgataggcaaaaagctagctcgtactaaatgatgagtcacgacctacAAGGCACGTGGAATACATTAAGCTTCCCGGCCCAGGGTTACAAATATTCTGATAGAAGTTCaaaacgggttaagcagtcttcatctataatcgcacctccgagtcccatatgtttttcctttttcagggaaaggaccaaatgagaggaataatcaagtgctcgaggcttcatacttcaacactcaaacacttgggggactacataatatacacatgcatgtgtataaagaaggcaaagaagtcaagtgcagagtaaagGTCACGAAGTCACGAACTAAGGCCAAAGAAAACCTtactatagttagggtaaaggctgtGTACTGAAACgagttataaataaaaacctcgtatttattattttttactaaaatgggttataaataaaaacctcgtgtttattatttttacttttttaaatctgttacaagaaaaacagttacgagaaagttatagatgtaatttaAATACATataaagtgttattcaaaactagacaaggttcaaataaaaacttgtcaaagttatttcaaagaaacatgtgtgttcctatttcttttatcgtatgttaaacaccattatgaagttgagacgtcttcttcattaagtgacgaatataaaagggccctctttttaTAAAACTTatgtttaaattaattagtcataTGTTTAAAagaagcatttttgaagaataaaaatgcaaattattctgtaagtccttaGAAATAAAGGTAAGAATAAAGTAAACAGAATTTCAAGATACTAACaagaaaacttcttaatattttaaaaaaaaactaagtacGTGCTTAGTTGTAAAGCTACGAATTGTTTATACAAATGGCCCCATgaaaaggtctggggacttgCGTTTCCAAAATAAACCCTCAAATGAAACCAAGGGTTTGATCACAATTTTCCAAATAAAACAAAGATATTCAAACAACTAAAGCCGGTCACTGAGAAGTTGAAGGTACTAAAGCAggagcatcaacaacaacaggCTCAACTTGGGCAGGAGTATCAACAACTGCGGGCTCAACTTGACTTGCAGCAACAAGCTTGACTGGGCTTGAAATAGTTGGGATACCCGTATCGACTTCAACATTCATGGAAGCTTCGGCCACTGGAGAAGGAAAATTTTGAGTTTGCTGAGCTTTCTCAATAGTTTTACTGATTTTAGCCAACTCAGATTCCAAGTTGAAattttcttggccagcttcaattagggtatcacggcgtgaattcaaaaatgcccaacttacCTCAATAGCAGAtttatcttcaaggatctcataatccctTTCCCAGTCGGCAATCTCGTTctttaacttcttattttcagccaaggcagatgTGTAAGAATTCTAGGGAGAGGCATGGGAGCTTTCTAAAGCACGCACCTTATCAGAAGAAGCTCGAAGGTCTTCTTGTGCCTGAGTCAAACTTTGACAAGCTCCCCAGCGTAAGCTTCTTTTTTACTcaaaagagccttcaactctctgatttcttcactagGCTTAGACAGCTGCTCTGAGAAGGAAGTTTCAAGGCGagctttttctttatcttcttgGTTTGAGGAAGTCTATTCAACTAGCAACTTCGACGTCAAAGCCCGTACCTACTGCTTCAAGGTACTCTTACTCTCTTCTAAATACTCTACATTAATTTGCAAGCTCTCAAACTGTTCCCTCCAATTGCACGCCTCTAACTGAGAATCACACCCTAATTGATCTGAGTGGACAACTCTTTTCATCATCTCTGTACCGATAAGGTTGgccaaaaaaggggaaaaggaaaTAAGAATCCTCAAAGATACAAAAATTACAaagtaaaaggaaaaaaagaaggggAATACCTTCAAAGTGGCGCGCACGATATCGTTCATCAGGGTCAAGGAACTATGACTCTCTAGCTTAGCTTTCTCAATTGGGCCAATTAAAGGCTCTAGCCATACATCTGCTTGACCTGATTTCCTTAAGAGACTGCCCTCAGCAGGGACTTCAATGACTACTCGCCTCATGCAACACTCCTACTTGAGGAGCCAACCTCAGTGCGATGAATGTTTGGAGGAGGAATTGTCGAAGGAGGAACAGAAGAGGTGGTAAAAATAGTCTGGGGAGGAACAGAAACAATCGAGACTGGCAAAGAATGAGTTACAGACACGAGTGTCGAAAAAGAAGCCAAGGGTACTTCATCGAAAACAGGGCCTAAGCCTTCACTACCAAACCCGCTAATAAAAAGCTTCTCAACAGATTCATGAGCAGCAGCGGGAGCAACGTCATCATCAAGAATCAGTACTGGAGTCTCAACAGACTCGGTAAGAGGAATAGAACGACGGGGGGATACCTCTgcttcatcatcagaaatgatGCGTCTTCGAGCTCGTGGCCTTGTCACCAAAGAGCCCCCGTCTTCCTCCTCTTTAGAGTCTTGTTCCTCAATGGCAACGACTTTTCTTTTTGCAGAAGAACCCAAGATTATTTCTTGAGCCCTTTCCAAAAAGATGCGGGAAGCTGCGACTGCCTCGGCAGTGACTCCACGAATAggaaatcctgataaaaagatgGATTGAAATTAgtgcaataaaaaaaatatacacgaaaagatgaaataaaataaatgctcttaccatgagtttttactttccaaccaaaacGGTTAGAAAGTGTCTTCCAAGACCTACCATCCATCAGTGTGGTCTTCAATAACTTGTCTACCCAATCACGAAAATTAGGAACGTTttccacaactcccatggttgctaaaaaaagaaagcaaaattagaaaagttgacaaacttgaagaaaaaaggtacgagaaagttaaaaagacttacgtgcaaaattccacttctcagggaaggaaACATTatcatcacccactaaaccaatagtggggcagcaacaaacctagcataccagccacggtctttgtcatcttcagggctcaccaaaactctcttgctcctggctactagtgtGAAAACACCATTGCAGAAAAGTCTAGGGGAGTAAAGGTGAATCAAATGAGGGAAAGTAAAGGGAACACCAGCTTtgttggtcaaatgcctcaaacaggaaatatccctccatatg
The Nicotiana sylvestris chromosome 11, ASM39365v2, whole genome shotgun sequence DNA segment above includes these coding regions:
- the LOC138881201 gene encoding uncharacterized protein, translated to MRSNPNRRNPDHWCEFHNDHGHKTTDCRFLQSEVDHLLKQGYLTELFSEKGKQAYMKNMQDPLKPPSPKRTVNVISGGEDINGISYTAANKISKVTITQGKRVRHVIEEESITFNDADADGSSMNIILLRVLRDMQAEDRIIPKAYTLSGFDNSSVVTKGEVTLTAFAEGVIKATMFQVVDMDMAYNMIHGSMKWMLFLQPCIKSLNFCRLGEYVKFVEINIHPGASIL